From Microplitis mediator isolate UGA2020A chromosome 11, iyMicMedi2.1, whole genome shotgun sequence, one genomic window encodes:
- the LOC130677428 gene encoding uncharacterized protein LOC130677428 isoform X2 produces MWLKILRQNLSQLARRARGSATIDQKNGSTKSNKTNNNDGEVNRNGENGADGKNGKKKSGPGGPLLQQAEVSSSQLDFFRMLDEKIENGPDYDESLDGTIKAERISDLLRRWETASITWSSVTDLTSAGETIALTSAPVLGIGSETRYAAIQSAKDREGMRNIIGGRPECAPVFNSNRLDGLEDVNCPSPNMPRHVLESISQSPTQSSKMISSGQSPLLYRSDSIPAESPKIVVAPSHDRRFNQNGEVALYREQYLQQTGIITVQPQLYQNNNILRNNQINMTPTRKRVINAAQVT; encoded by the exons ATGTGGTTAAAAATACTACGTCAGAATTTATCACAATTGGCGCGTAGAGCCCgag GCTCCGCGACAATTGATCAGAAGAACGGTAGTACTAAGAGTAATAAGACTAATAACAATGACGGAGAAGTTAATAGGAACGGCGAGAATGGGGCAGATGggaaaaatggtaaaaaaaaatccggacCTGGTGGACCACTTTTGCAACAAGC tgaggTGTCATCGAGTCAGTTGGATTTTTTCCGGATGcttgatgaaaaaattgaaaat ggCCCAGATTACGACGAAAGTCTCGATGGGACAATAAAAGCTGAGCGGATATCAGACCTCCTTCGTCGATGGGAGACGGCTAGTATTACGTGGTCAAGTGTAACAGACCTGACGTCAGCAGGCGAGACAATTGCCTTGACAAGTGCACCCGTACTAGGAATTGGCAGTGAGACACGTTACGCGGCAATTCAATCAGCAAAAGATCGTGAGGGAATGCGTAACATAATTGGCGGACGTCCCGAATGTGCACCagtatttaattcaaatcgtCTTGACGGATTGGAAGACGTCAATTGTCCGTCTCCAAATATGCCGCGACATGTTCTAGAGTCGATAAGTCAGAGTCCAACTCAGTCGTCAAAGATGATCTCTTCTGGGCAGTCGCCTCTTCTTTACCGGTCGGATTCGATACCGGCTGAGTCACCAAAAATTGTTGTTGCGCCATCTCACGATCGGCGGTTTAATCAAAACGGAGAAGTTGCATTGTATCGCGAACAATATTTACAACAAACGGGTATTATTACTGTACAACCTCAATtgtatcaaaataataatattttacgtaATAATCAGATAAATATGACTCCAACGCGCAAGCGCGTTATAAATGCTGCCCAAGTTACGTGA
- the LOC130677428 gene encoding uncharacterized protein LOC130677428 isoform X1, whose product MGCGQSKIGNIYSKNKKNKNNASKKTNDTRSATIDQKNGSTKSNKTNNNDGEVNRNGENGADGKNGKKKSGPGGPLLQQAEVSSSQLDFFRMLDEKIENGPDYDESLDGTIKAERISDLLRRWETASITWSSVTDLTSAGETIALTSAPVLGIGSETRYAAIQSAKDREGMRNIIGGRPECAPVFNSNRLDGLEDVNCPSPNMPRHVLESISQSPTQSSKMISSGQSPLLYRSDSIPAESPKIVVAPSHDRRFNQNGEVALYREQYLQQTGIITVQPQLYQNNNILRNNQINMTPTRKRVINAAQVT is encoded by the exons GCTCCGCGACAATTGATCAGAAGAACGGTAGTACTAAGAGTAATAAGACTAATAACAATGACGGAGAAGTTAATAGGAACGGCGAGAATGGGGCAGATGggaaaaatggtaaaaaaaaatccggacCTGGTGGACCACTTTTGCAACAAGC tgaggTGTCATCGAGTCAGTTGGATTTTTTCCGGATGcttgatgaaaaaattgaaaat ggCCCAGATTACGACGAAAGTCTCGATGGGACAATAAAAGCTGAGCGGATATCAGACCTCCTTCGTCGATGGGAGACGGCTAGTATTACGTGGTCAAGTGTAACAGACCTGACGTCAGCAGGCGAGACAATTGCCTTGACAAGTGCACCCGTACTAGGAATTGGCAGTGAGACACGTTACGCGGCAATTCAATCAGCAAAAGATCGTGAGGGAATGCGTAACATAATTGGCGGACGTCCCGAATGTGCACCagtatttaattcaaatcgtCTTGACGGATTGGAAGACGTCAATTGTCCGTCTCCAAATATGCCGCGACATGTTCTAGAGTCGATAAGTCAGAGTCCAACTCAGTCGTCAAAGATGATCTCTTCTGGGCAGTCGCCTCTTCTTTACCGGTCGGATTCGATACCGGCTGAGTCACCAAAAATTGTTGTTGCGCCATCTCACGATCGGCGGTTTAATCAAAACGGAGAAGTTGCATTGTATCGCGAACAATATTTACAACAAACGGGTATTATTACTGTACAACCTCAATtgtatcaaaataataatattttacgtaATAATCAGATAAATATGACTCCAACGCGCAAGCGCGTTATAAATGCTGCCCAAGTTACGTGA